A window from Kribbella jejuensis encodes these proteins:
- the nadC gene encoding carboxylating nicotinate-nucleotide diphosphorylase yields the protein MQLTTETVRTAVAAALDEDQAADDVTTRWSVPEALEVEATMIAKQAGRVAGLTAVQEVYAAVDPTVTVRPAVADGDPVVPGQPLAWISGSARSIITGERVALNFAQRMSGIATLTSAFVAAIGTHPVALLDTRKTAPGLRAMDKYAVSCGGGTNHRLDLSAMVLLKENHLAAAGGVLPAVRRVRDGMAAEGNDIAIEVEVTTAEEARDALDCRVEWILLDNMPVDLMARIVEWRNTSGSATRLEASGNISVDTIADVAATGVDAISVGALTHSPTALDISLLVTRNHASSSPVIAS from the coding sequence ATGCAGCTGACGACGGAGACGGTCCGGACCGCGGTGGCGGCCGCACTGGACGAGGACCAGGCGGCAGACGACGTCACCACCCGCTGGAGCGTCCCGGAGGCGCTGGAGGTCGAGGCGACGATGATCGCCAAGCAGGCGGGCCGGGTGGCCGGGCTGACCGCCGTACAGGAGGTGTACGCCGCCGTCGACCCCACCGTCACGGTACGACCGGCGGTCGCCGACGGCGATCCGGTTGTCCCGGGACAGCCGCTGGCGTGGATCAGCGGCTCGGCGCGCTCCATCATCACCGGCGAGCGAGTCGCACTGAACTTCGCCCAGCGAATGTCGGGCATCGCGACGCTCACGTCGGCCTTCGTCGCCGCGATCGGAACGCACCCGGTCGCACTCCTCGACACCCGGAAGACCGCGCCCGGCCTCCGCGCCATGGACAAGTACGCGGTGAGCTGCGGTGGCGGGACCAACCACCGCCTCGACCTGTCCGCGATGGTGCTGCTCAAGGAGAACCATCTGGCCGCGGCCGGCGGCGTACTGCCCGCCGTTCGGCGGGTCCGGGACGGTATGGCCGCCGAAGGCAACGACATCGCGATCGAGGTCGAAGTCACCACGGCCGAAGAGGCCCGCGACGCGCTGGACTGCCGGGTCGAGTGGATCCTGCTCGACAACATGCCGGTGGACCTGATGGCCCGGATCGTCGAGTGGCGCAACACCTCCGGATCCGCCACCCGGCTCGAGGCCTCGGGCAACATCTCTGTCGACACCATCGCCGATGTCGCCGCCACCGGTGTCGACGCCATCTCGGTCGGCGCCCTGACCCACTCCCCTACCGCCCTCGACATCAGCCTGCTGGTGACCCGCAACCACGCATCGTCATCTCCAGTTATCGCTTCCTGA